The Phragmites australis chromosome 15, lpPhrAust1.1, whole genome shotgun sequence genome window below encodes:
- the LOC133892238 gene encoding uncharacterized protein LOC133892238, giving the protein MACPASLVPASAPFFPSPCHRVQRLSPSARPFKPSPARVVLVRWTPPPRGWFKLNFDGSVYHDGSGRASIGGAIRDSTGRVVLSFAERTGHSTVGIVEARAMIRGLRLARGLCLDRVVAEGDDLVLVRLLRGEETQTRIPVAMQEEILGLLRSFSGRDVRHVYREGNQVAHTLCRQAYHSPGVWAGGLVPAAVWEKAEDDRRGVAHERAVVRAANTKTCGFTNEHRERAPLVFSSTATADGHGQSGGLVADGGARGGCRPHVEAGAVARVGV; this is encoded by the exons ATGGCGTGCCCAGCGTCCCTCGTCCCCGCCTCGGCGCCGTTCTTCCCGAGCCCGTGCCACCGCGTGCAGCGATTGTCTCCGTCGGCACGGCCGTTCAAGCCGTCGCCTGCTCGCGTCGTCCTGGTGCGGTGGACACCGCCGCCTCGCGGCTGGTTCAAGCTCAACTTTGATGGATCGGTCTACCACGACGGCTCCGGGCGGGCAAGCATCGGTGGCGCCATCCGCGACAGCACCGGCCGCGTCGTGCTCTCGTTCGCTGAGCGCACGGGTCACTCGACGGTCGGCATAGTTGAGGCGCGGGCGATGATCCGCGGGCTGCGGCTCGCGCGAGGGCTCTGCCTGGACAGGGTGGTGGCGGAGGGCGACGACCTCGTGCTGGTGCGGCTGCTGCGCGGCGAGGAGACGCAGACCCGGATCCCGGTGGCGATGCAGGAGGAGATCCTCGGCCTCCTCCGCTCTTTCTCCGGGCGCGACGTCCGGCACGTGTATCGGGAGGGCAATCAGGTGGCGCACACCCTCTGCCGCCAGGCGTACCATTCCCCGGGCGTGTGGGCAGGCGGGCTCGTGCCGGCCGCCGTGTGGGAGAAGGCCGAGGACGACCGGCGTGGCGTGGCGCACGAGCGCGCAGTGGTCCGTGCAGC AAACACAAAGACGTGCGGTTTTACTAACGAGCACCGAGAACGCGCGCCGCTTGTGTTCTCTTCCACGGCAACGGCGGACGGCCACGGCCAGAGCGGCGGCCTGGTGGCGGACGGTGGTGCCCGTGGTGGGTGCCGGCCGCACGTCGAGGCAGGGGCGGTCGCGCGCGTCGGTGTGTGA
- the LOC133892240 gene encoding uncharacterized protein LOC133892240 has product MACPSSLFPAAPPFFPSPCRRLQLSPSARPFQPSPPARTVLVRWTPPPRGWFKLNFDGSVYHDGSGRASIGGAIRDSAGRVVLSFAEQTEHSTVGIIEARALIRGLRLARGLFLERVVAEGDDLVLVQLLRGEAMQTRIPVAMQEEILGLLRCFSGRDVRHVYREGNQVAHTLCRQAYHCPGVWVGELVPAAAWEKAEDDRRGVAHERAVVRAT; this is encoded by the coding sequence ATGGCTTgcccttcctctctcttccccgccgcgccgccgttCTTCCCGAGCCCCTGCCGCCGGCTGCAGCTGTCTCCATCCGCGCGGCCGTTCCAACCGTCGCCTCCTGCTCGCACCGTGCTGGTGCGGTGGACGCCGCCGCCTCGCGGGTGGTTCAAGCTCAACTTCGATGGATCCGTGTACCACGACGGCTCCGGGCGGGCAAGCATCGGCGGCGCCATCCGCGACAGCGCCGGCCGCGTCGTGCTTTCGTTCGCCGAGCAGACTGAGCACTCCACAGTCGGAATCATCGAGGCGCGGGCGCTGATCCGCGGGCTGCGGCTCGCGCGGGGGCTCTTCTTGGAgagggtggtggcggagggCGACGACCTCGTGTTGGTGCAGTTGCTGCGCGGCGAGGCGATGCAGACACGGATCCCGGTGGCTATGCAGGAGGAGATCCTCGGCCTCCTCCGCTGCTTCTCCGGGCGCGACGTCCGGCACGTGTACCGGGAGGGCAACCAGGTGGCGCACACCCTCTGCCGCCAGGCCTACCACTGCCCGGGCGTGTGGGTGGGCGAGCTCGTGCCAGCCGCCGCGTGGGAGAAGGCCGAGGACGACCGGCGTGGCGTGGCGCACGAGCGCGCGGTGGTCCGTGCAACGTGA
- the LOC133892241 gene encoding protein NRT1/ PTR FAMILY 2.11-like — protein sequence MPFVIGNETFEKLSSIGTAANLMVYLTSVFHMSNVRAAVALNAFSGTTNLATVFGAFASDLYLGRYTTVGIGCVATLIGMIILTLTAGVPALHPPPCAGVDGQCEGATRGQLAVLVLSFLFIVMGAGGIRPCSLPFGADQFDPRTESGRRGINSFFNWYYFTFTIAVCGSSTAIIYVQSNVSWWIGFAIPAALMLASCALFFAGAELYVRVRPEGSPFASVVRVAVAAFCKRRAPVSEEPAASLFRTRHASSLVSRLPYTDQFRFLDKAAVVVAKSEVDDAGGRPKDPWRLCTLQEVEETKCIVRILPVWGTCIVYYIAFAQTNTYVVLQAAQSDRRLGGRGFEVPPASFTIFPMLALTVWIPVYDRLVVPWLRRLTGREEGITPLQRMGVGMVLSVVAMLISGIAEQRRRELAVLHAAANGGSLSQNRVSPVSAFWLVPQLAALGLSEAFNQVSQMEFYYKEFPENMRSVAGSLLFSGLALSSYLSGLLVSVVHRATSDPAQGVDGWLAEDLNRGRLDCFYLLIGFIGAVNFFVFLACAKWYRYKQAPADHEQDADGIDQWLPRSVVGDGC from the exons ATGCCGTTCGTGATCGGCAACGAGACGTTCGAGAAGCTCAGCAGCATCGGCACGGCGGCGAACCTGATGGTGTACCTGACCTCCGTCTTCCACATGAGCAACGTCCGCGCCGCCGTGGCGCTCAACGCGTTCAGCGGCACCACCAACCTCGCCACCGTCTTCGGCGCCTTCGCCTCTGACCTCTACCTCGGCCGATACACCACCGTCGGCATCGGCTGCGTCGCCACACTAATC GGCATGATCATCCTGACGTTGACGGCTGGCGTGCCGGCACTGCACCCGCCTCCGTGCGCCGGCGTGGACGGGCAGTGCGAGGGCGCGACGAGGGGGCAGCTCGCGGTGCTGGTGCTGTCGTTCTTGTTCATCGTGATGGGCGCGGGCGGCATCCGGCCGTGCAGCCTGCCGTTCGGCGCCGACCAGTTCGACCCGCGCACGGAGTCCGGCCGCCGCGGCATCAACAGCTTCTTCAACTGGTACTACTTCACCTTCACCATCGCCGTGTGCGGTTCGTCGACGGCGATCATCTACGTGCAGAGCAACGTGAGCTGGTGGATCGGGTTCGCCATCCCCGCCGCGCTCATGCTCGCCTCCTGCGCGCTCTTCTTCGCCGGCGCGGAGCTCTACGTCCGCGTGCGCCCCGAGGGGAGCCCCTTCGCCAGCGTCGTCCGCGTCGCCGTAGCGGCGTTCTGCAAGCGGCGCGCGCCCGTGTCCGAGGAACCCGCAGCGTCGCTCTTCAGGACGCGCCACGCGAGCTCGCTCGTGTCAAGGCTCCCCTACACTGACCAGTTCAGGTTCCTGGACAAGGCCGCCGTTGTGGTGGCCAAGAGCGAGGTCGACGACGCCGGCGGCCGCCCCAAGGACCCGTGGCGGCTGTGCACCCTtcaggaggtggaggagacgaAGTGCATCGTCCGTATCCTGCCGGTGTGGGGCACCTGCATCGTCTACTACATCGCCTTCGCGCAGACCAACACCTACGTCGTCCTCCAGGCGGCCCAGTCCGACCGCCGCCTCGGCGGCCGCGGCTTTGAGGTACCGCCGGCGTCGTTCACCATCTTCCCCATGCTGGCGCTCACCGTCTGGATCCCGGTCTACGACCGCCTCGTCGTGCCGTGGCTGCGCAGGCTCACCGGCCGCGAGGAGGGCATCACGCCGCTCCAGCGCATGGGCGTCGGCATGGTCCTCTCCGTGGTGGCCATGCTCATCTCCGGAATAGCCGAGCAGCGCCGGCGCGAGCTCGCCGTGCTGCACGCCGCCGCGAACGGCGGGTCGCTGTCGCAAAACCGCGTGTCCCCGGTCTCGGCGTTCTGGCTGGTGCCGCAGCTGGCAGCGCTGGGCCTCTCGGAGGCGTTCAACCAGGTGAGCCAGATGGAGTTCTACTACAAGGAGTTCCCGGAGAACATGCGCAGCGTCGCCGGCTCGCTCCTCTTCAGCGGCCTGGCACTGTCCAGCTACCTCAGCGGGCTCCTGGTCAGCGTCGTCCACCGCGCGACGAGTGACCCCGCCCAGGGCGTCGACGGGTGGCTCGCCGAGGACCTCAACAGGGGCAGGCTGGACTGCTTCTAcctcctcatcggattcattgGCGCGGTCAACTTCTTCGTGTTCCTAGCATGCGCCAAGTGGTACAGGTACAAGCAGGCTCCTGCTGATCATGAGCAGGATGCAGATGGGATCGATCAATGGCTGCCAAGATCAGTGGTAGGAGATGGTTGCTGA